The Halogranum gelatinilyticum genome contains a region encoding:
- the pheT gene encoding phenylalanine--tRNA ligase subunit beta → MPVVDVDPDELRRLTGKEDKSDDELKDDLFALGLEYEGDTEDGLMQLEFGPDRLDRLSVEGVARSLRYQYGDDRGVYVPKTNDPDWTIEVDESVPDERPYVTGAVIRGANLSEAGLDSIIQLQEKLHATMGRKRVKGAIGIHDLTMLKGEMLGEEGGNSITYKGIDPEGDTFVALDSDRELSPAQVLDDHPTGQKYADIVAEYDRVPAIYDELGLFSFPPVINGRRTEVSTDSRDLFVELTGTDQWTIDHMCNIICYALAARGATIEQVEVNYPSGTAVKPDFEVRTKTVTHDRIETMLGLELDEQETIDLFERSGLDAEAASDAAEVDAELDDEAEDLAYEVSVPPYRVDVLHPIDLVDDVGRAYGFNELVPKYPDIGTVGGRHEHSTLEDAARRSLVGLGFEDLLNFHMISGEENYERMHVDAGSDVVGGGEPVEITEPYSEDYTQLRSWALPSLMMVLENNTHRPYPQDLAEIGLAAERDDSENTNVAEHRTVAGALARFDATYEDAKGRLQALCRDFDVELETPATEHPSFIPGRVAAVVIDGEEVGVVGEVHPKVLVEHDLELPVAAFEFRLDALADE, encoded by the coding sequence ATGCCTGTCGTAGACGTCGACCCGGACGAACTCCGCCGACTCACTGGAAAAGAAGACAAGAGCGACGACGAACTGAAAGACGACCTCTTCGCGCTCGGTCTCGAATACGAGGGCGACACCGAGGACGGCCTGATGCAACTGGAGTTCGGTCCCGACCGGCTGGACCGACTCTCCGTCGAGGGCGTCGCCCGGTCGCTTCGCTACCAGTACGGAGACGACCGCGGTGTCTACGTGCCCAAGACGAACGACCCGGACTGGACCATCGAGGTCGACGAGTCCGTCCCCGACGAGCGGCCGTACGTCACCGGCGCGGTGATTCGCGGTGCGAACCTCTCGGAAGCTGGCTTGGACTCCATCATCCAACTGCAGGAGAAACTGCACGCGACGATGGGTCGCAAGCGCGTCAAGGGTGCCATCGGTATCCACGACCTGACGATGCTGAAAGGCGAGATGCTCGGCGAGGAGGGTGGCAACTCCATCACCTACAAAGGCATCGACCCGGAGGGCGACACCTTCGTCGCGCTTGACTCCGACCGTGAACTCTCACCGGCGCAGGTGCTCGACGACCACCCCACTGGCCAGAAGTACGCGGACATCGTGGCCGAGTACGACCGCGTGCCCGCCATCTACGACGAACTCGGGCTGTTCTCGTTCCCGCCGGTCATCAACGGCCGTCGGACCGAGGTGTCGACGGACTCGCGTGACCTGTTCGTCGAACTCACCGGGACCGACCAGTGGACCATCGACCATATGTGCAACATCATCTGCTACGCCCTCGCCGCACGCGGGGCGACAATCGAGCAGGTGGAGGTCAACTATCCCAGCGGAACGGCCGTCAAGCCGGACTTCGAGGTCCGGACGAAGACTGTCACCCACGACCGCATCGAGACGATGCTCGGTCTCGAACTCGACGAGCAGGAGACCATCGACCTGTTCGAGCGTTCTGGGCTGGATGCTGAGGCGGCATCGGACGCCGCCGAAGTGGACGCCGAACTCGACGACGAAGCCGAGGACCTCGCCTACGAGGTGTCGGTTCCGCCGTACCGCGTCGACGTGCTCCACCCCATCGACCTCGTCGACGACGTCGGCCGCGCGTACGGGTTCAACGAACTCGTCCCGAAATATCCCGACATCGGCACCGTCGGCGGCCGCCACGAGCACTCGACGCTCGAAGACGCCGCCCGTCGGAGTCTCGTGGGACTGGGCTTCGAAGACCTGCTCAACTTCCACATGATCAGTGGAGAAGAGAACTACGAGCGGATGCACGTCGACGCCGGCAGCGACGTCGTCGGCGGCGGCGAGCCGGTCGAGATCACGGAACCCTACAGTGAGGACTACACGCAACTCCGGTCGTGGGCACTCCCGTCGCTCATGATGGTGCTGGAGAACAACACCCACCGGCCGTATCCGCAGGACCTCGCGGAGATCGGCCTCGCGGCCGAACGCGACGACTCGGAGAACACGAACGTCGCCGAACACCGGACGGTCGCCGGCGCGCTGGCCCGCTTCGACGCGACCTACGAGGACGCAAAGGGTCGCCTGCAGGCACTCTGTCGCGACTTCGACGTCGAGTTGGAGACGCCCGCGACGGAGCATCCGTCGTTCATCCCCGGCCGCGTCGCTGCCGTGGTCATCGACGGCGAGGAGGTCGGCGTCGTCGGCGAAGTCCACCCGAAGGTGCTCGTCGAACACGACCTCGAACTGCCGGTCGCGGCCTTCGAGTTCCGACTGGACGCGCTGGCCGACGAGTAA
- the pheS gene encoding phenylalanine--tRNA ligase subunit alpha codes for MRLPETQVAVLEAASATDAQTIDQLAEATGLKPETVTGAAFDLRDDGLVAVDEELETSASLTEEGEEYLDDGLPEVRLYRAAIDAGADAEPVEMGQLIGASGLGGPQVNIALSNFARKGYGVIDGGAVDANADADPDADEEAAALSAVADDEAGDVADDVLDQLESRGLVERSERTVRLVTLTDDGVTALMEGVEAAQTVDRLTPEMLTSGEWQDVEFTEYNVEADAPTAQGGKTHILRQTADRVKDTLVGMGFQEMEGPHADADFWINDCLFMPQDHPARTHWDRFALDVPPIQEIPADLVDRVESAHREGVGEDGDGYHSPWSEDFARAIALRGHTTSLSMRYLSGYAQGDLEPPQRYFSVEKVYRNDTLDPTHLLEFFQIEGWVMGEDLSVRDLMGTFEEFYRQFGITDIQFKPHYNPYTEPSFELFGRHPETGELIEIGNSGMFRPEVLEPLGIECDVMAWGLALERLLMLMYGFEDIRDVHGTLCDLELLRETEVLH; via the coding sequence ATGCGACTCCCGGAAACACAGGTCGCGGTGTTAGAAGCCGCGAGCGCGACGGACGCACAGACAATCGACCAACTGGCGGAGGCGACGGGCCTGAAACCCGAGACGGTGACGGGTGCGGCCTTCGACCTCCGCGACGACGGCCTCGTCGCCGTCGACGAAGAACTGGAGACGAGTGCCTCACTCACCGAGGAGGGCGAGGAGTATCTCGACGACGGCCTGCCGGAGGTCCGCCTCTACCGCGCCGCCATCGACGCCGGTGCCGACGCAGAACCGGTCGAGATGGGCCAGCTCATCGGTGCCTCGGGCCTCGGCGGTCCGCAGGTCAACATCGCCCTCTCGAACTTCGCCCGGAAGGGCTACGGCGTCATCGACGGCGGAGCAGTCGACGCGAACGCCGACGCCGACCCGGATGCGGACGAGGAAGCCGCCGCACTCTCGGCTGTCGCCGACGACGAGGCTGGCGACGTCGCTGACGACGTGCTCGACCAACTGGAGAGCCGTGGCCTCGTGGAGCGCTCTGAGCGCACCGTCCGACTCGTGACACTGACCGACGACGGCGTAACCGCGCTGATGGAGGGCGTCGAAGCCGCCCAGACCGTCGACCGCCTGACCCCCGAGATGCTGACCTCGGGTGAGTGGCAAGACGTCGAGTTCACCGAGTACAACGTCGAGGCCGACGCCCCGACCGCACAGGGTGGCAAGACCCACATCCTCCGACAGACCGCCGACCGAGTGAAGGACACGCTCGTCGGGATGGGCTTTCAGGAGATGGAGGGGCCGCACGCCGACGCGGACTTCTGGATCAACGATTGTCTCTTCATGCCGCAGGACCACCCCGCGCGAACCCACTGGGACCGCTTCGCGCTGGACGTCCCGCCGATTCAGGAGATTCCGGCGGACCTGGTGGATAGAGTCGAGAGTGCTCACCGCGAGGGTGTCGGCGAGGACGGCGACGGCTACCACTCGCCGTGGTCCGAGGACTTCGCCCGCGCCATCGCGCTCCGTGGTCACACCACGTCGCTGTCGATGCGCTACCTTTCGGGCTACGCGCAGGGCGACCTCGAACCGCCGCAGCGGTATTTCAGTGTCGAGAAGGTCTACCGTAACGACACGCTCGACCCGACGCACCTCTTGGAGTTCTTCCAGATCGAGGGCTGGGTCATGGGCGAGGACCTCTCGGTACGGGACCTGATGGGGACCTTCGAGGAGTTCTACCGCCAGTTCGGCATCACGGACATCCAGTTCAAGCCGCACTACAACCCCTACACGGAGCCGTCGTTCGAGCTGTTCGGCCGCCATCCCGAGACGGGGGAGCTGATCGAGATCGGCAACTCGGGGATGTTCCGCCCGGAGGTGCTCGAACCGCTCGGTATCGAGTGTGACGTGATGGCGTGGGGCCTCGCGCTCGAACGCCTGCTGATGCTGATGTACGGCTTCGAGGACATCCGCGACGTCCACGGGACGTTGTGTGACCTCGAACTGCTGCGGGAAACGGAGGTGCTTCACTGA
- a CDS encoding tryptophan--tRNA ligase, which produces MTRDTDPETNVEEEMRTDGGDVDTAGADDVQLDPWGSSTVSDYRKLFEEFGIEEFDEVLDEIPRPHYLMRRGVIFGHRDYRPVAKAMREGDDFAVLSGFMPTGDPHIGHKLVFDEIIWHQQQGGDAYGLIADLEAHSARGLTWDEIDEHARDYLLSLIALGFDAEDGTLYRQSQNRDLQDLAFELGGKANFSEFQAIYGFDGETNVSHMQSVVTQMADILYPQMDEPKPTVIPVGPDQDPHVRFARDLSTRMRFFKVTEAYASFEADDAERELLAAAYGALRDDVDEDEMVRCEDAADWLEAELTPDDVRDSTVKKLRAAGKEPLRPRTRFLDRNATDEAFEALIEAIDGEKRRYDEHVDAFDLSRTEADELAREVELDNEGYGFIPPSSVYHRFMTGLTGGKMSSSIPASHISLLDDPEDGYDKVKSATTGGRSTAEEQRELGGEADKCPVYELYAYLLSGDDDEFAKKVYDECVGGERLCGGCKEQAAELMREFLEEHQEKREEAEELLEDLDFSLESDRRGIAPNGE; this is translated from the coding sequence ATGACCCGAGACACGGACCCCGAGACGAACGTAGAGGAAGAGATGCGGACCGACGGCGGCGACGTCGACACCGCCGGTGCCGACGACGTCCAGCTCGACCCGTGGGGTTCGTCCACGGTCTCGGACTACCGCAAACTGTTCGAGGAGTTCGGCATCGAGGAGTTCGACGAGGTACTCGACGAGATTCCGCGGCCGCACTACCTGATGCGTCGCGGCGTCATCTTCGGCCACCGCGACTACCGCCCCGTCGCGAAGGCCATGCGCGAGGGCGACGACTTTGCCGTACTTTCGGGCTTCATGCCGACGGGCGACCCCCACATCGGCCACAAGCTGGTATTCGATGAAATCATCTGGCACCAACAGCAGGGCGGCGACGCCTACGGTCTCATCGCGGACCTCGAAGCCCACTCTGCCCGCGGGCTGACGTGGGACGAGATCGACGAACACGCTCGGGACTATCTCCTCTCGCTCATCGCGCTCGGCTTCGACGCCGAGGACGGCACGCTCTACCGCCAGAGCCAGAACCGCGACCTCCAGGACCTCGCGTTCGAACTCGGCGGCAAGGCCAACTTCTCGGAGTTCCAGGCCATCTACGGCTTCGACGGCGAGACCAACGTCTCGCATATGCAGTCGGTCGTCACGCAGATGGCGGACATCCTCTACCCGCAGATGGACGAGCCGAAGCCGACGGTCATTCCCGTCGGACCTGACCAGGACCCCCACGTCCGCTTCGCCCGCGACCTCTCGACCCGGATGCGGTTCTTCAAGGTGACCGAGGCGTACGCGAGCTTCGAGGCCGACGACGCCGAGCGCGAACTGCTCGCGGCCGCCTACGGCGCGCTCCGCGACGACGTCGACGAGGACGAGATGGTCCGCTGTGAGGACGCCGCCGACTGGCTCGAAGCCGAACTGACGCCGGATGACGTCCGCGACAGTACGGTGAAGAAGCTCCGCGCCGCGGGCAAGGAACCCCTGCGCCCGCGAACGCGGTTCCTCGACAGGAACGCCACGGACGAGGCCTTCGAGGCACTCATCGAGGCTATCGACGGCGAGAAACGCCGCTACGACGAACACGTCGACGCCTTCGACCTTTCGCGGACCGAGGCCGACGAACTCGCCCGCGAGGTCGAACTCGACAACGAGGGCTACGGCTTCATTCCCCCCTCCTCGGTCTACCACCGGTTCATGACCGGCCTCACGGGCGGGAAGATGTCCTCCTCGATCCCGGCGAGCCACATCAGCCTGCTCGACGACCCCGAAGACGGCTACGACAAGGTGAAGTCGGCGACGACGGGTGGCCGCTCGACGGCCGAGGAACAGCGCGAACTCGGCGGCGAGGCCGACAAATGTCCCGTCTACGAACTCTACGCCTACCTGCTCTCGGGCGACGACGACGAGTTCGCGAAGAAGGTCTACGACGAATGTGTCGGCGGCGAACGCCTCTGTGGTGGCTGCAAAGAGCAAGCAGCGGAGTTGATGCGCGAGTTCCTCGAAGAGCACCAGGAGAAGCGCGAGGAGGCCGAGGAACTGCTGGAGGACCTCGACTTCTCGCTGGAGTCCGACCGTCGCGGCATCGCGCCGAACGGCGAGTAA
- the endA gene encoding tRNA-intron lyase → MDGHLQGDVVRLGGDARQRFHDSRGYGRPAGGNDIDVSRVEAAHLLFRGDVESIDGMDFREFFVASTEASDRFALRFLVYIDLRGRGFYLSPTREGWPGARDDDSDLSRDDYDFVVHPRGTGPGEGAVEHRVRVVGERQPVPAEELLTEDLVLAVVDEESELTYLEATTPTLDGKTEYTPPNSLAGVLLEDRVVVWDAPESLYEYGFYGQPLTGRDADITGAIQLSLVEAASLAADGVLSLDGSEDDYAAIVARGRDVEGDRFDRRLAVYAELRDRRVVPKTGYKFGADFRTYAEVESVSNLSHSEHLIRVLPPEHVFAPRDLALDVRLAGGVRKRMVFALTDANERIDWLSVARLTP, encoded by the coding sequence ATGGACGGACATCTTCAGGGCGACGTCGTGCGCCTCGGCGGCGACGCACGCCAACGGTTCCACGACTCGCGGGGCTACGGCCGACCCGCCGGGGGGAACGACATCGACGTCTCCCGTGTCGAGGCCGCCCACCTCCTCTTCCGCGGCGACGTAGAGTCCATAGACGGCATGGACTTCCGCGAGTTCTTCGTCGCCTCGACCGAGGCCAGCGACCGCTTCGCGCTCCGCTTTCTGGTCTACATCGACCTCCGCGGGCGCGGCTTCTACCTCTCACCGACGCGCGAGGGCTGGCCCGGCGCGCGGGACGACGACAGCGACCTCTCGCGCGACGACTACGACTTCGTCGTCCACCCTCGCGGGACTGGTCCCGGGGAGGGCGCAGTCGAACACCGCGTCCGCGTCGTCGGCGAACGCCAGCCGGTCCCGGCCGAGGAACTCCTGACGGAGGACCTCGTGCTCGCCGTGGTCGACGAGGAGAGTGAACTGACCTACCTCGAAGCGACGACGCCGACGCTCGACGGGAAGACGGAGTACACCCCGCCGAACTCGCTCGCGGGCGTCCTGCTCGAAGACCGTGTCGTCGTCTGGGACGCACCCGAGTCGCTCTACGAGTACGGTTTCTACGGCCAGCCGCTGACGGGCCGCGACGCCGACATCACGGGCGCGATTCAGCTCTCGCTCGTCGAGGCGGCGTCGCTCGCGGCGGACGGCGTGTTGTCGCTCGACGGTTCCGAAGACGACTACGCCGCCATCGTCGCCCGCGGCCGCGACGTCGAGGGTGACCGGTTCGACCGTCGGCTGGCGGTCTACGCGGAGCTTCGTGACCGCCGCGTCGTCCCCAAGACGGGCTACAAGTTCGGCGCGGACTTCCGGACCTACGCCGAGGTCGAGTCGGTCTCGAACCTCTCGCACTCCGAGCATCTGATTCGGGTGCTCCCCCCGGAGCACGTCTTCGCACCGCGGGATTTAGCGCTGGACGTCCGCCTCGCTGGCGGGGTACGGAAACGAATGGTTTTTGCGCTGACCGACGCCAACGAACGGATAGACTGGCTGTCGGTCGCCCGACTCACACCATGA
- a CDS encoding topoisomerase DNA-binding C4 zinc finger domain-containing protein → MRIFAGDCTTTFEGTRDRTQRGHVVVVVKPDKTVLVHDADGYQPVAWLTRADSVTVEADDDGFGVTAQAGDQLLRVVSHATTTRRDVPVSAAGVPVGTCPDCDGALVRAGGDVRCLGCEDEYGLTAAATVLDRTCGDCGLPLLRVERGEVFEVCLDPRCESLADRVTKRFDREWTCPDCHADLRIVRGAGGHLVAGCDAYPDCETAFSLPAGVVVDECECGLPVFETGAGRRCLDGTCERFQT, encoded by the coding sequence ATGCGCATCTTCGCTGGCGACTGTACGACGACCTTCGAGGGGACCCGCGACCGGACCCAGCGCGGCCACGTCGTCGTCGTGGTCAAACCCGACAAGACGGTGCTCGTCCACGACGCCGACGGCTACCAGCCCGTGGCGTGGCTCACCCGCGCCGACAGCGTGACCGTCGAAGCCGACGACGACGGCTTCGGCGTCACCGCGCAGGCGGGCGACCAACTGCTCCGCGTGGTTTCACACGCGACGACGACACGCCGGGACGTCCCCGTCTCCGCCGCGGGCGTCCCGGTCGGGACGTGCCCCGACTGCGACGGCGCGCTCGTCCGGGCCGGCGGCGACGTCCGCTGTCTCGGCTGTGAGGACGAGTACGGCCTCACGGCCGCCGCGACGGTACTCGACCGGACCTGCGGGGACTGCGGGCTCCCCCTGCTTCGGGTCGAACGCGGTGAGGTCTTCGAGGTGTGTCTCGACCCGCGGTGTGAGTCGCTGGCCGACCGCGTCACCAAGCGGTTCGACCGCGAGTGGACCTGTCCCGACTGCCACGCCGACCTCCGTATCGTCCGCGGCGCGGGCGGCCATCTCGTCGCTGGCTGCGACGCCTATCCGGACTGCGAGACGGCGTTCTCGCTGCCGGCGGGCGTCGTCGTCGACGAGTGTGAGTGTGGGCTGCCGGTGTTCGAGACGGGTGCGGGGCGGCGGTGTCTGGACGGGACCTGTGAGCGGTTTCAAACCTGA
- a CDS encoding HAD family hydrolase encodes MTDQPPVLFDMDGVIVDSETYWHAFEEETLFPETLAGDHPDLDEVTGMNYREIYDYLETNYEPTITKTEFIELYNETATKIYGEQVALMDGFDALTDTLRDRGAKLAIVSSAPKSWIETTVDRFSLGPFDLVLSAEDIDAPGKPEPHIYEHAASEIDADPADCIVVEDSENGVTSASRAGAYVVGYRTGPNAETDLSLADVVVNGPEELRAELLD; translated from the coding sequence ATGACCGACCAACCGCCCGTCCTCTTCGACATGGACGGCGTCATCGTCGACTCCGAGACCTACTGGCACGCCTTCGAGGAGGAGACGCTGTTCCCCGAGACGCTCGCGGGCGACCATCCCGACCTCGACGAGGTGACGGGGATGAACTACCGCGAAATCTACGACTATCTCGAGACGAACTACGAGCCGACGATTACGAAAACCGAGTTCATCGAGCTGTACAACGAGACGGCGACGAAAATCTACGGCGAACAGGTCGCGCTGATGGACGGCTTCGACGCGCTGACTGACACCCTCAGAGACCGCGGCGCGAAGCTCGCCATCGTCTCGTCGGCTCCCAAATCCTGGATCGAGACGACGGTCGACCGCTTCTCGCTCGGCCCGTTCGACCTCGTCTTGAGCGCCGAGGACATCGACGCGCCCGGCAAGCCCGAACCCCACATCTACGAGCACGCCGCGAGCGAGATCGACGCCGACCCCGCCGACTGTATCGTCGTCGAAGACTCGGAGAACGGCGTAACGTCGGCGTCGCGGGCGGGTGCCTATGTCGTCGGCTACCGGACGGGCCCGAACGCCGAGACGGACCTGTCGCTGGCGGACGTCGTCGTCAACGGGCCCGAGGAACTGCGGGCCGAGCTGTTGGACTGA
- a CDS encoding DEAD/DEAH box helicase yields the protein MKVAEAVPEFADAFGFDEFNRMQREALPAILDGGDNFVASAPTASGKTALAELAICRCLSKGGTALFIAPMRALTNEKESEWERFESLGYSVYVVTGERDLNPRRAERADILVMTPEKTDSATRKHESPRYSFITQVDCVVIDEVHLLDSEKRGGVLEVTVSRLRRLCDPRIVALSATMPNVEDVAEWLDAPPESTFEFGDEYRPVDLHAGVKTYTHGENSFADKYRRLYRALDLAEPHIRDGGQSLVFVASRQDSVMAARKARDEIAERDIPIGARGDYDFHNDAKQLSNDTLRKSVLDGVAFHHAGLGKNDRDLVEQWFKEGKIQLLFSTSTLAWGVNLPARCVVIRDTKHHDPLEGDVDISPLDVLQMLGRAGRPGYDDVGYGWVVCDRSEADKYRRLLKEGKEIESRLAEDLDSHLNAEIAMGTIGDLDDVMSWLETTFYYVRARNKPEHYDFEDLRERVRDTLETLVSREFIATDENLGLDPTPLGNLASKYYLRLETARRFRDLCERETITVDAVLETVAAAAEFDSVSARQSESDAVESVISGETDLEDGHRKVFAILEASMTGSVPSDLRSDAWVIRQNALRLLAALQEFLDRFTGPRAANLAARVEARVENGVDRDAVALTAIDGVGSGRAETLATGGLTSPADVVDAGVSELTRAGMSEGVAERVLKAAKSMPRIEVEWGDFPTSITLGDNEMCDVSVRNVGGAARAGIRVTVNDVEMSQSSTYLSDVTTVPVGVFGAKDELEFTVEVTFPDLPLMPYRESRTVDVE from the coding sequence GTGAAGGTCGCCGAGGCCGTCCCGGAGTTCGCCGACGCCTTCGGCTTCGACGAGTTCAACCGGATGCAGCGCGAGGCGTTGCCGGCTATCCTCGACGGCGGCGACAACTTCGTCGCCAGCGCGCCGACCGCCAGCGGCAAGACCGCCCTGGCCGAGTTGGCCATCTGCCGCTGTCTCAGCAAGGGGGGCACTGCACTCTTCATCGCCCCCATGCGGGCACTGACGAACGAGAAGGAGTCGGAGTGGGAACGCTTCGAGTCGCTCGGCTACTCCGTCTACGTCGTCACCGGCGAGCGCGACCTCAACCCCCGTCGGGCCGAACGTGCGGACATCCTCGTGATGACCCCGGAGAAGACCGACTCGGCGACGCGGAAACACGAGTCGCCGCGCTACTCCTTCATCACGCAGGTCGACTGCGTCGTCATCGACGAGGTCCATCTGCTCGACTCCGAGAAGCGCGGCGGCGTACTGGAAGTCACCGTCTCGCGGCTCCGACGTCTCTGCGACCCGCGCATCGTGGCACTGTCGGCGACGATGCCCAACGTCGAGGACGTCGCCGAGTGGCTGGACGCTCCGCCCGAGTCGACCTTCGAGTTCGGCGACGAGTACCGCCCGGTCGACCTCCACGCGGGCGTCAAGACCTACACGCACGGCGAGAACTCCTTCGCCGACAAGTACCGCAGGCTCTACCGCGCGCTCGACCTCGCGGAACCACACATCCGTGACGGCGGCCAGTCGCTCGTCTTCGTCGCCTCCAGACAGGACTCGGTGATGGCCGCCCGGAAAGCCCGCGACGAAATCGCCGAACGCGACATTCCTATCGGTGCGCGCGGCGACTACGACTTCCACAACGACGCGAAACAGCTGTCGAACGACACCCTTCGGAAGTCCGTGCTGGACGGGGTCGCCTTCCACCACGCCGGCCTCGGGAAGAACGACCGCGACCTGGTCGAACAGTGGTTCAAGGAGGGGAAGATCCAGCTGCTGTTCTCCACCTCGACGCTCGCGTGGGGGGTCAACCTCCCCGCCCGTTGTGTCGTCATCCGCGACACGAAACACCACGACCCGCTGGAGGGCGACGTCGACATCAGCCCGCTGGACGTGCTCCAGATGCTCGGCCGCGCCGGCCGGCCGGGCTACGACGACGTCGGCTACGGCTGGGTCGTCTGCGACCGCTCGGAGGCCGACAAGTACCGCCGCCTCCTGAAAGAGGGCAAAGAGATCGAGTCCCGGTTGGCAGAAGACCTCGACTCGCATCTCAACGCCGAGATCGCGATGGGTACCATCGGCGACCTCGACGACGTGATGTCGTGGCTGGAGACGACGTTCTACTACGTCCGCGCCCGCAACAAGCCCGAACACTACGACTTCGAGGACCTCCGCGAGCGCGTGCGCGACACCTTGGAGACGCTCGTCTCGCGGGAGTTCATCGCCACCGACGAGAACCTCGGGCTGGACCCCACGCCGTTGGGTAACCTCGCCTCGAAGTACTACCTCCGCCTGGAGACGGCTCGTCGGTTCCGCGACCTCTGTGAGCGCGAGACCATCACGGTCGACGCCGTCCTCGAAACCGTCGCCGCCGCAGCCGAGTTCGACTCGGTCTCCGCGCGCCAGTCGGAGTCCGACGCGGTGGAGTCGGTCATCTCCGGCGAGACAGACCTCGAAGACGGCCACCGGAAGGTGTTCGCCATCCTCGAAGCCAGCATGACCGGCTCCGTCCCCTCGGACCTCCGCAGCGACGCGTGGGTCATCCGGCAGAACGCTCTCAGGCTTCTTGCGGCACTGCAGGAGTTCCTCGACCGCTTCACCGGCCCCCGCGCGGCCAACCTCGCGGCCCGCGTGGAGGCCCGCGTCGAGAACGGCGTCGACCGCGACGCCGTCGCCCTGACCGCCATCGACGGCGTCGGGTCGGGCCGCGCGGAGACGCTGGCGACGGGTGGTCTCACCTCTCCTGCAGACGTCGTCGACGCTGGCGTTTCGGAACTCACCCGCGCGGGGATGTCCGAGGGCGTCGCCGAACGCGTCCTGAAGGCCGCGAAGTCGATGCCTCGCATCGAGGTGGAGTGGGGCGACTTCCCGACGAGCATCACGCTCGGCGACAACGAGATGTGCGACGTGTCGGTGCGGAACGTCGGCGGCGCGGCGCGGGCGGGGATTCGCGTGACCGTCAACGACGTCGAGATGAGCCAGTCGTCGACCTACCTCTCGGATGTGACGACCGTCCCGGTCGGTGTCTTCGGCGCGAAAGACGAGTTGGAGTTCACGGTCGAGGTGACCTTCCCCGACTTGCCGCTGATGCCGTATCGGGAGTCGCGGACGGTCGACGTCGAATAA
- a CDS encoding calcium/sodium antiporter, translating into MVAGSTAVQLGIVVATVLGLWVGARLLVDSVVRLARRAGLSELTIGLTIVAAGTSTPELVVTADAALNGLGDIAVANVLGSNVYNLAFILGVVALFRAIPIAETLVRRDGVVLLASTLVGGAVLFDLTVTRLEGGVLLGLFLAYTGYLLASERATAAETSPTGETERDDAVSAVTRKVTERVAFPGRDVVFLVVGLAIVLVSGDLLVGAASTLARGAGVSEWVIGGTVVAAGTSTPEFAVSLVAIRRGSLGVSVGNVVGSNVFNVLAVMGLGAVFRPLTVSPAALETLGWLLVVSAVMVAALWTGRVLSRVEGALFAGSELVRWTLGLLG; encoded by the coding sequence ATGGTCGCCGGTAGTACTGCCGTCCAACTCGGCATCGTCGTCGCGACGGTGCTCGGGCTCTGGGTCGGCGCACGACTCCTCGTCGACTCGGTCGTCCGACTCGCCCGGCGTGCCGGGCTCTCGGAGCTGACCATCGGGCTGACCATCGTCGCGGCTGGCACGTCCACGCCCGAGCTGGTGGTCACCGCCGACGCCGCACTCAACGGGCTGGGCGACATCGCGGTCGCCAACGTCCTCGGTTCGAACGTCTACAACCTGGCGTTCATCCTCGGTGTCGTCGCGTTGTTCCGGGCCATCCCCATCGCCGAGACGCTCGTCCGGCGCGACGGCGTCGTCCTCCTCGCGAGCACGCTCGTCGGCGGGGCGGTCCTGTTCGACCTCACCGTGACGCGCCTCGAAGGGGGCGTCCTCCTCGGCCTGTTTCTCGCGTACACCGGCTATCTCCTCGCGAGCGAACGGGCGACGGCCGCGGAGACGTCGCCGACGGGTGAGACCGAACGCGACGACGCCGTCTCGGCCGTGACGCGCAAGGTGACAGAACGGGTCGCGTTCCCCGGCCGGGACGTCGTCTTCCTGGTCGTCGGACTGGCGATTGTCCTCGTGAGCGGCGACCTCCTGGTGGGGGCCGCGTCGACACTGGCCCGCGGGGCGGGCGTCTCCGAGTGGGTCATCGGCGGGACCGTCGTCGCGGCGGGGACGTCGACACCGGAGTTCGCCGTCTCGCTCGTCGCCATCCGTCGCGGCAGCCTCGGCGTCTCCGTCGGCAACGTTGTCGGCAGCAACGTGTTCAACGTCCTCGCCGTCATGGGTCTCGGAGCCGTTTTCCGGCCGCTGACGGTCAGTCCGGCCGCATTGGAGACGCTCGGCTGGCTGCTCGTCGTGTCGGCCGTGATGGTCGCCGCGCTGTGGACGGGCCGGGTGCTCTCCCGCGTCGAGGGAGCGCTCTTTGCGGGGTCGGAACTCGTCCGGTGGACGCTCGGGCTGCTCGGCTGA